One Elaeis guineensis isolate ETL-2024a chromosome 10, EG11, whole genome shotgun sequence genomic window carries:
- the LOC105059860 gene encoding LOW QUALITY PROTEIN: uncharacterized protein (The sequence of the model RefSeq protein was modified relative to this genomic sequence to represent the inferred CDS: deleted 1 base in 1 codon): protein MSYYDQQQVPPQAYPPPANAYPPPGQAYPPAYAAPPPAGYPMKEGVQIPNQLLHRLRIVVMASGKDAVLPCAAAAFLICASRA from the exons ATGAGTTATTATGATCAGCAGCAGGTTCCTCCACAAG CTTATCCACCACCAGCCAATGCCTACCCTCCCCCAGGGCAGGCCTATCCTCCAGCTTATGCTGCACCTCCTCCAGCAGGCTATCCAATGAAGGAGGGGGTT CAAATCCCCAACCAGCTCCTGCACAGACTCAGGATCGTGGTGATGGCTTCTGGAAAGGATG CTGTGCTGCCCTGTGCTGCTGCTGCGTTCTTGATATGTGCTTCTAGGGCTTAG
- the LOC105059862 gene encoding protein PHLOEM PROTEIN 2-LIKE A1: MASIFPMELFGSHLNVRPGVFIGYWKKEEANNIYSFTLYPRALDISGSDEPDVWRWSWSESDPRIEVEVAELLVGHDLVVNGIFEMSHLTPGKKYEIFYMLYFKNPPAFEPRFSVTLQLPKGKPIVTERPLKIGPEGRAVVEGGEFVASADGQVKFSLANPDHLEWKKGLTIVGVSIRKSRLDAVV, from the exons atggcgTCCATATTTCCAATGGAGCTTTTCGGCAGCCATCTGAACGTACGACCCGGGGTGTTCATA GGGTATTGGAAGAAAGAGGAAGCAAACAACATCTACAGCTTCACGCTGTACCCAAGGGCGCTTGATATCTCAGGGAGCGACGAGCCAGATGTTTGGAGGTGGTCGTGGTCAGAAAG TGATCCGAGAATCGAAGTCGAAGTGGCTGAGCTATTGGTTGGACATGACCTAGTGGTGAATGGAATTTTCGAGATGAGCCACCTCACACCAGGGAAGAAGTATGAGATCTTCTATATGCTGTACTTCAAGAACCCACCGGCGTTTGAGCCCAGGTTCTCGGTGACGCTCCAACTGCCCAAAGGAAAACCCATTGTGACCGAGCGTCCCTTGAAGATCGGACCGGAGGGCAGGGCAGTGGTGGAGGGTGGAGAGTTTGTGGCTTCTGCTGATGGCCAGGTCAAGTTCAGTTTAGCCAACCCTGATCACCTGGAGTGGAAGAAAGGGCTCACCATTGTAGGGGTCTCCATTAGGAAATCTCGGCTTGACGCTGTTGTTTGA